The following proteins are encoded in a genomic region of Aliiroseovarius sp. F47248L:
- the ccmE gene encoding cytochrome c maturation protein CcmE: MKSLKKTRRIQIIVLAFVALAVSTGLIGYALKDGINYYRSPTEVLAEPPSENEVFRMGGLVADGTLTRGQGETITFSVTDGGAVVPVAYSGVLPDLFGENQGMIGTGTYVDGTFQATEILAKHDEDYMPKEVLDSLKESGVYVEPTS; encoded by the coding sequence TTGAAAAGTCTGAAGAAAACACGACGTATCCAGATCATCGTACTGGCATTTGTGGCACTTGCTGTCTCGACCGGGTTGATTGGTTATGCGTTGAAGGACGGTATAAACTATTACAGGTCCCCGACTGAAGTGCTGGCCGAACCGCCCAGCGAGAACGAGGTGTTCCGCATGGGCGGATTGGTTGCGGATGGCACGTTGACACGTGGTCAGGGTGAGACGATCACCTTTTCGGTGACGGATGGGGGCGCTGTGGTACCTGTTGCTTATAGCGGTGTGTTGCCTGACCTTTTCGGTGAAAACCAGGGTATGATCGGGACCGGCACCTATGTGGACGGCACGTTCCAAGCCACTGAAATCCTTGCAAAACATGACGAGGACTATATGCCGAAAGAGGTTTTGGACAGCCTCAAGGAAAGCGGCGTTTACGTCGAGCCGACCTCTTGA
- a CDS encoding GFA family protein, which produces MSQFISGKCLCGACQFDYTGDIRFTIQCYCRDCQHATGAGHAPQMMVDRDRLMTKGPTKTFRQRADSGSMLEFIFCRDCGSPLLKATSRMPDAIAIYAGALDDPTLFQRGEDVFESGRQPWDRN; this is translated from the coding sequence ATGTCTCAGTTTATTTCAGGAAAGTGCCTGTGCGGCGCTTGTCAGTTTGACTACACAGGCGACATTCGCTTTACCATCCAGTGCTATTGCCGTGATTGCCAGCACGCGACCGGGGCGGGTCATGCCCCGCAGATGATGGTTGATCGCGATCGGCTTATGACCAAAGGCCCAACGAAAACCTTTCGCCAACGAGCAGATTCCGGGTCGATGCTAGAGTTCATCTTTTGCCGAGATTGTGGCTCTCCCTTGCTCAAAGCCACCTCGCGTATGCCGGATGCCATCGCTATCTATGCAGGCGCTTTGGATGATCCAACCCTTTTTCAGCGTGGTGAGGATGTGTTTGAAAGTGGGCGGCAGCCATGGGACCGGAACTGA
- a CDS encoding holin family protein gives MGLIGNVFTILFGRNGNLVRETAEVFRENTEAAAIRDTDVQQAAIDAFRAEFIAAQGGWFNRFMDGVNRVPRPALALSTIALFAAAMISPDWFAARMQGVAVVPEPLWWLMGVVVSFYFGARYQVKGQEFQRAIAASLMRDMETARVQSDRARQPSVFRPERRTPQEPAQPAGGYAQIDASDNAALADWQEASHGQ, from the coding sequence ATGGGGCTGATTGGAAACGTCTTCACTATCCTGTTCGGGCGTAATGGAAACCTGGTGCGTGAAACCGCAGAAGTGTTTCGCGAGAATACCGAGGCTGCCGCAATCCGCGACACAGACGTACAGCAGGCAGCGATAGATGCTTTTCGCGCCGAATTCATTGCTGCACAAGGCGGCTGGTTCAATCGCTTCATGGACGGTGTGAACCGGGTGCCGCGACCGGCTCTGGCGTTGTCGACAATTGCCCTGTTCGCCGCCGCTATGATCAGCCCCGACTGGTTTGCCGCGCGGATGCAAGGTGTGGCTGTCGTGCCGGAACCGCTTTGGTGGCTGATGGGTGTTGTCGTCAGCTTCTATTTCGGCGCGAGATACCAGGTGAAAGGACAAGAGTTCCAGCGGGCAATTGCCGCGAGCTTGATGCGGGATATGGAGACAGCGCGCGTGCAATCAGATCGCGCCCGACAGCCGTCGGTGTTCCGGCCAGAGCGGCGAACACCACAAGAACCCGCACAACCGGCTGGCGGATACGCACAGATCGACGCTTCCGACAACGCCGCGCTGGCGGATTGGCAGGAGGCTTCGCATGGCCAGTGA
- a CDS encoding enoyl-CoA hydratase-related protein has translation MNYETITLENTDGLAVLTLNRADVMNALNTQMRAEITHAVKDAGQSARALVITGAGRAFCSGQDLGDRANAAHVDLERTLRDEYEPLLDAIYNSPIPTISAVNGAAAGAGANIALAADVVIATESAFFMQAFSRIGLIPDAGGTYWMPRQMGFAKAMGAALFAEKMSASEAADLGLIWECVADDDFAAIWRKRGEHLAKGPTLSYRNIKKALRASMSNTLDEQLALEAKLQGECGNSRDFKEGVLAFLEKRSPKYEGR, from the coding sequence ATGAACTACGAAACGATCACGCTGGAGAACACCGACGGGCTGGCGGTGCTGACCCTGAACCGCGCCGATGTGATGAATGCGCTGAACACGCAGATGCGGGCGGAAATCACCCATGCGGTCAAAGACGCAGGTCAGTCGGCGCGTGCATTGGTCATCACCGGGGCGGGGCGGGCGTTTTGCTCGGGGCAAGATCTCGGTGACCGGGCGAACGCGGCCCATGTTGATCTAGAACGCACCCTGCGTGACGAATACGAACCGCTGTTGGACGCGATTTACAACAGTCCGATCCCGACCATTTCGGCGGTAAATGGGGCGGCTGCCGGGGCCGGGGCTAATATCGCATTGGCTGCGGATGTGGTCATCGCCACCGAAAGCGCATTCTTCATGCAGGCCTTTTCCCGCATTGGCCTAATCCCCGATGCCGGTGGCACCTATTGGATGCCGCGTCAGATGGGTTTTGCCAAAGCTATGGGCGCTGCGCTGTTCGCTGAAAAGATGTCCGCAAGTGAGGCCGCAGACCTGGGTCTGATCTGGGAATGCGTGGCAGACGACGATTTCGCAGCCATCTGGCGCAAGCGTGGCGAGCATTTGGCAAAAGGGCCGACGCTATCCTATCGCAACATAAAAAAGGCCTTACGCGCGTCTATGAGCAACACGCTGGACGAGCAATTGGCGCTTGAGGCAAAGTTGCAGGGCGAATGCGGCAACTCGCGCGATTTCAAAGAAGGCGTGTTGGCGTTTCTAGAAAAACGCAGCCCGAAATACGAAGGGCGTTGA
- the argC gene encoding N-acetyl-gamma-glutamyl-phosphate reductase: MTHKIAILGASGYTGAELVRLIATHPTMEIVALSADRKAGMEMADVYPHLRHFDLPKLTTMDEIDFTNVDLAFAALPHGLSQALVRDLPKTVKVVDLGADFRLRDPAEYEKWYGAPHVATELQKTAVYGLTEFYRDDIRNARLVAGTGCNAATVQYAIRPLISAGLIDLDRIICDLKNGVSGAGRSLKENMLFAERSTDVTGYAHGGKHRHLGEFDQEFSLLAGRPVQIMFTPHLVPVNRGILADCYVDGDADKIHAALVEQYQDEPFVTVLPKGQLPGMGHVAGSNQCHLGVVGDRVPGRALIVSALDNLCKGSSGQAMQNANLMLGEDETTGLLMSPVFP; encoded by the coding sequence ATGACCCACAAAATCGCCATTCTTGGCGCGTCCGGCTATACTGGCGCTGAACTTGTCCGGCTGATTGCCACCCATCCGACGATGGAGATCGTCGCGTTGTCTGCCGACCGCAAGGCAGGGATGGAAATGGCAGATGTCTATCCGCATCTGCGCCACTTTGATCTGCCCAAACTCACAACGATGGACGAGATTGACTTTACCAACGTAGATCTGGCCTTCGCGGCGCTGCCGCATGGTTTAAGCCAAGCGTTGGTGCGTGATCTACCCAAGACCGTGAAGGTCGTCGATCTTGGCGCGGACTTCCGGCTGCGCGATCCGGCGGAGTATGAAAAATGGTATGGTGCACCGCATGTGGCGACCGAATTGCAGAAAACGGCTGTTTATGGCCTGACTGAATTCTATCGCGACGACATCCGTAATGCGCGGTTGGTGGCAGGCACGGGTTGCAACGCGGCGACCGTACAATATGCGATACGCCCATTGATTTCGGCGGGGCTGATCGATCTAGATCGGATCATTTGCGATCTGAAGAACGGCGTTTCGGGGGCAGGTCGGTCACTGAAGGAAAACATGCTGTTTGCAGAACGCTCCACCGATGTGACGGGTTATGCCCATGGTGGCAAACACCGGCATCTGGGCGAGTTCGATCAGGAATTCTCGCTCTTGGCAGGGCGTCCGGTTCAGATCATGTTCACACCCCACCTTGTGCCGGTAAACCGCGGCATCCTGGCGGATTGCTATGTGGATGGGGACGCTGATAAGATTCACGCGGCCTTGGTTGAGCAATATCAAGACGAGCCGTTCGTGACTGTGTTACCCAAAGGCCAACTGCCGGGTATGGGGCATGTGGCGGGATCGAACCAATGCCATCTTGGTGTTGTGGGTGATCGTGTTCCGGGACGTGCTTTGATTGTGTCGGCGCTGGACAACCTGTGTAAGGGATCGTCCGGCCAAGCAATGCAAAACGCGAACCTCATGTTGGGCGAGGATGAGACGACGGGGCTGTTGATGTCGCCGGTCTTTCCATAA
- a CDS encoding cytochrome c-type biogenesis protein, protein MRNIAFPALLALAMFSAPALAVNPDEVLSDPVLEQRARDISADLRCVVCRGENIDESNAAIARDLRLLVRERLVDGDSNDEVVNFIVERYGEYVLMKPNTSGANVFLWAAGPVLFLVALMSGAVYLRRRSQARESAVALSSDEEARLKELLKDS, encoded by the coding sequence ATGAGAAATATTGCATTCCCCGCACTTCTGGCGCTGGCGATGTTTTCTGCCCCGGCGTTGGCGGTCAATCCCGACGAAGTGCTAAGCGACCCGGTGCTGGAACAACGCGCCCGTGATATCTCGGCAGACCTCAGATGTGTGGTCTGCCGGGGCGAGAATATTGACGAAAGCAATGCTGCAATCGCGCGTGACTTGCGTCTTCTGGTGCGCGAACGACTTGTCGACGGCGATAGCAACGACGAAGTGGTGAACTTCATTGTCGAACGCTATGGCGAATACGTTTTGATGAAGCCGAACACGTCAGGCGCTAATGTATTCCTATGGGCGGCTGGTCCCGTCTTGTTTCTGGTTGCTTTAATGTCAGGCGCCGTCTATTTGCGCCGCCGTTCGCAAGCCCGCGAAAGCGCGGTGGCCCTGTCTTCGGACGAGGAGGCGCGCTTGAAAGAACTACTCAAGGACAGCTGA
- a CDS encoding heme lyase CcmF/NrfE family subunit, producing the protein MITELGHFALILALGVAIVQMIVPLIGAHKGWQGWMELAVPAATIQFLLVLASFFALTYAFVTSDFSVQLVTLNSHSAKPMLYKVSGVWGNHEGSMLLWVLIVSLFGAMAAWWGGNLPQRLKARVLAVQSSIAVAFLGFVLFTSNPFIRIAQPPFDGRDLNPLLQDPGLAFHPPFLYLGYVGLSMAFSFAVAALIEGRIDAAWGRWVRPWTLAAWIFLTIGIALGSWWAYYELGWGGFWFWDPVENASFMPWLFAAALLHSAIVVEKRESLKSWTILLAILAFGFSLIGTFIVRSGVITSVHAFASDPERGVFILMILAVFTGGALTLFAARASTMEARGVFGFISRESALVANNILLAVSSFVVFVGTIWPLIGEIFGRKISVGAPFFEAAFTPFMVVLALILPVGAMLPWKRAKLGRVVKLLVPAFILAVAIGAVVWAMQTGKTALGPIGMFLGTWLVAGAFVDIASRTGRGAVASRLSRLTRLPRSDWGKLAAHAGFGITVMGISGLMAWSVEDIRVAEVGKSFPVAGYEITLVDVAQEQGPNYVSTKAEMLVTQNGREVTTLYPEKRVYPVQAMPTTEAAISNGFWRDIYLVIGDPQEGGAWAVRTFIKPFTNWIWAGCILMSFGGVLSLTDRRFRVAAGASKSRMQGMPAE; encoded by the coding sequence ATGATTACAGAACTCGGACATTTTGCGCTGATCCTAGCGCTGGGCGTGGCGATCGTGCAGATGATCGTGCCGCTAATTGGGGCGCATAAGGGATGGCAGGGTTGGATGGAATTGGCCGTGCCGGCCGCGACAATCCAATTTCTGCTGGTGCTTGCATCTTTCTTTGCACTGACTTACGCGTTTGTGACCTCTGACTTCTCGGTCCAACTGGTCACGCTGAACTCGCATTCGGCCAAACCGATGCTGTACAAAGTTTCGGGCGTGTGGGGTAACCACGAAGGCTCGATGTTGCTATGGGTTCTGATCGTGTCGCTGTTTGGCGCTATGGCGGCGTGGTGGGGAGGCAACCTGCCGCAACGGTTGAAAGCCCGCGTGCTGGCGGTGCAAAGCTCGATCGCGGTGGCGTTTCTGGGCTTTGTTCTGTTCACCTCGAACCCCTTCATCCGCATTGCCCAGCCGCCTTTTGATGGGCGCGACCTGAACCCGCTTTTGCAAGACCCAGGTTTGGCATTCCACCCACCCTTCCTTTATCTGGGCTATGTAGGCCTTTCGATGGCTTTCTCATTCGCAGTTGCTGCTCTGATCGAGGGGCGGATTGATGCAGCATGGGGCCGTTGGGTGCGCCCGTGGACACTGGCTGCGTGGATATTCTTGACGATTGGGATCGCACTGGGCAGTTGGTGGGCTTATTACGAGCTGGGTTGGGGTGGGTTCTGGTTCTGGGACCCGGTCGAAAACGCCTCGTTCATGCCGTGGCTCTTTGCTGCCGCGCTTTTGCATTCGGCCATCGTTGTGGAAAAGCGCGAAAGCCTGAAAAGCTGGACAATCTTGTTGGCGATCCTTGCGTTCGGATTCTCGTTGATCGGCACGTTTATTGTGCGGTCGGGCGTGATTACGTCGGTGCATGCTTTCGCATCCGATCCGGAACGTGGCGTCTTTATCCTGATGATTCTGGCGGTCTTTACGGGCGGTGCGCTGACGCTGTTCGCAGCCCGCGCGAGCACGATGGAAGCGCGCGGTGTCTTTGGGTTCATCAGCCGAGAAAGCGCTTTGGTGGCCAACAATATCCTGCTGGCTGTTTCGTCATTTGTTGTCTTCGTTGGAACAATCTGGCCGTTGATCGGCGAGATTTTTGGTCGCAAGATCTCGGTCGGGGCACCGTTCTTTGAAGCAGCATTTACCCCCTTTATGGTAGTGCTTGCGTTGATCCTGCCCGTGGGGGCAATGCTGCCGTGGAAGCGTGCCAAGCTCGGGCGTGTCGTAAAATTGCTTGTGCCTGCCTTTATCCTTGCGGTGGCTATAGGTGCAGTGGTCTGGGCGATGCAGACCGGAAAAACGGCCCTGGGTCCGATTGGTATGTTCCTTGGCACATGGCTGGTGGCCGGGGCGTTTGTGGATATTGCCAGCCGCACCGGGCGTGGTGCGGTGGCGAGCCGTTTGTCGCGACTGACGCGCCTGCCGCGTTCGGACTGGGGTAAGCTTGCCGCACATGCCGGGTTTGGGATCACGGTGATGGGCATTTCTGGCCTAATGGCCTGGAGTGTCGAGGACATCCGCGTTGCAGAGGTCGGTAAAAGTTTCCCTGTTGCAGGCTATGAAATCACCTTGGTGGACGTCGCACAGGAACAGGGGCCGAACTATGTGTCCACAAAGGCCGAAATGCTTGTCACTCAGAACGGGCGCGAGGTCACGACGCTTTATCCTGAAAAACGCGTCTATCCGGTGCAAGCCATGCCAACAACCGAAGCCGCGATTTCAAACGGCTTTTGGCGGGACATCTATTTGGTGATCGGTGATCCGCAAGAAGGTGGTGCCTGGGCGGTGAGAACCTTCATCAAACCGTTTACCAACTGGATTTGGGCGGGATGTATCCTGATGTCCTTTGGTGGGGTGTTGAGCTTGACGGACCGTCGTTTCCGCGTTGCTGCGGGTGCGTCCAAGTCACGAATGCAGGGGATGCCAGCAGAATGA
- a CDS encoding alternative oxidase has protein sequence MKRVSDLKTAQDGFQQTHHKPQDFRDRFALGLVKFLRVFADRFFAGRYGHRAVVLETVAAVPGMVGGLLQHLKAIRHIRDDQGWIRELLDEAENERMHLMTFIEIAKPTRFERFIIMMTQAVFYNFYFFLYLFAPRVAHRVVGYLEEEAVISYTQYLEQIDAGQVENVPAPVVARAYWNLPDDARLREVVLVIRADEAIHRDTNHEFADQIAHKSDD, from the coding sequence ATGAAACGAGTCTCGGACCTGAAAACCGCGCAAGACGGTTTTCAACAGACACATCACAAACCACAAGATTTTCGCGACCGCTTCGCTTTGGGGCTGGTCAAGTTTCTGCGCGTCTTCGCCGACCGGTTTTTCGCGGGCCGATATGGCCACCGCGCAGTGGTTCTGGAAACCGTCGCCGCCGTGCCAGGTATGGTGGGTGGGCTGTTACAGCACCTGAAAGCCATCCGACACATTCGCGACGATCAGGGATGGATCCGCGAACTGCTGGATGAAGCCGAAAACGAACGAATGCACCTGATGACCTTTATCGAGATCGCAAAACCGACGCGATTTGAACGCTTCATTATCATGATGACGCAGGCCGTGTTCTACAATTTCTACTTTTTCCTTTACCTTTTCGCCCCACGTGTTGCGCATCGCGTGGTCGGATATCTGGAAGAGGAAGCCGTGATCAGCTACACGCAATATCTGGAGCAAATTGATGCGGGACAGGTGGAGAACGTGCCCGCACCAGTGGTTGCGCGGGCGTATTGGAACCTGCCGGATGACGCGCGGTTGCGCGAGGTTGTACTGGTGATCCGCGCCGACGAGGCGATCCATCGCGACACAAACCACGAGTTTGCAGACCAGATCGCACACAAGTCCGATGACTGA
- the murI gene encoding glutamate racemase → MAVGVFDSGLGGLTVLDAVSKRLPDVDFVYFADSAHAPYGVRDADDIYDLTTTAVQALWDEGCDLVILACNTASAAALRRMQESWIPKDKRVLGVFVPLIEALTERDWGDNSPPREVAVKHVALFATPATVSSRAFQRELAFRAIGVDVEAQACGGVVDAIEEGDMILAEALVRSHVDALKRKMPKPEAAILGCTHYPLMEEAFQTALGDDVQVYSQANLVAESLAFYLDRHPEMKGDGTASKFLTTGDPNRVSNSATQFLRRKITFEPA, encoded by the coding sequence ATGGCTGTAGGGGTATTCGATTCGGGGCTTGGTGGATTGACGGTGCTGGACGCCGTATCAAAACGTCTGCCCGATGTGGATTTCGTCTATTTCGCCGATAGCGCCCATGCGCCGTATGGCGTTCGGGATGCCGATGACATCTATGATCTGACCACGACCGCCGTTCAGGCGCTGTGGGATGAAGGGTGTGATCTAGTCATTCTAGCCTGTAACACGGCCTCAGCCGCCGCGCTTCGGCGGATGCAGGAAAGCTGGATTCCCAAGGACAAGCGGGTTTTGGGGGTCTTTGTGCCCTTGATTGAAGCTCTGACCGAACGGGACTGGGGCGACAACTCACCCCCTCGCGAAGTAGCTGTTAAGCATGTGGCGCTGTTTGCCACACCTGCGACCGTGTCCAGCCGGGCCTTCCAGCGTGAACTGGCTTTCCGTGCCATTGGTGTGGATGTCGAAGCACAAGCCTGTGGCGGCGTGGTCGATGCGATTGAAGAGGGCGACATGATCCTTGCCGAAGCTTTGGTCCGCAGCCATGTGGATGCGCTGAAACGGAAAATGCCGAAACCTGAAGCCGCCATTCTGGGCTGCACGCATTACCCGCTGATGGAAGAGGCTTTCCAAACCGCATTGGGTGACGATGTGCAAGTGTATAGCCAAGCCAATCTGGTTGCCGAAAGCCTTGCCTTTTATCTGGATCGCCATCCTGAGATGAAGGGCGATGGCACCGCTTCCAAGTTTCTGACAACGGGTGATCCGAACCGTGTGTCAAACAGTGCCACACAGTTTCTGCGACGAAAGATCACGTTCGAACCGGCCTGA
- a CDS encoding holin-associated N-acetylmuramidase — protein MKSVEEIATEIVAREGGYVNDPDDPGGATKYGVTIHTMRRLGLDLDRDGQITAGDVKRLTRDQACDIFLKHYFRKPRLEELPQPLQASVFDMYVNAGSNAVRILQELMCKMGYDLAVDGALGPQTLGIVHDAILRAPDHLVDAYGIERRNYYYRLADKRPTSRKYARRRDGGKGGWITRAEAFMSAKYHLSVQDHHERTSAWG, from the coding sequence ATGAAAAGCGTTGAAGAGATAGCGACCGAGATTGTCGCCCGCGAGGGTGGCTATGTGAACGATCCGGACGATCCGGGCGGTGCTACCAAATACGGCGTCACCATTCACACCATGCGCAGGTTAGGTCTGGACCTGGACCGCGACGGGCAGATCACCGCAGGTGATGTGAAGCGACTGACGCGCGATCAGGCCTGCGACATCTTTCTGAAACATTACTTCCGAAAACCCCGGCTGGAGGAGCTTCCGCAGCCGCTGCAAGCGTCGGTTTTCGATATGTATGTAAACGCTGGCAGTAACGCCGTACGCATCCTGCAAGAGCTGATGTGCAAGATGGGCTATGACCTGGCGGTGGATGGGGCGCTGGGTCCGCAAACGCTGGGAATCGTGCACGATGCGATTTTACGAGCGCCTGACCATCTGGTTGACGCTTATGGGATTGAGCGGCGCAACTATTATTATCGCCTCGCCGACAAGCGACCAACATCGCGCAAATATGCACGTCGTCGTGATGGCGGAAAGGGTGGGTGGATCACCCGTGCCGAGGCATTCATGTCGGCCAAATACCACTTATCTGTGCAAGATCACCACGAAAGGACCTCTGCATGGGGCTGA
- a CDS encoding GNAT family protein: MGPELTTKRLTMRGPLPSDLEDLFAIYSDSRAMTYWSTPPHPDTKETQAHLDRWLNGFDAAPYYFAIVHQGRVIGTCGAHTGNEVGFILHPDVWRQGIAKEAMQAVIDHLWQVTDFAELTADLDPRNDASEGLLLALGFQKTGTAKNTYCVDGVWTDSLYMARKRPVGFCGAKGFGGVE, encoded by the coding sequence ATGGGACCGGAACTGACCACAAAGCGCCTGACCATGCGCGGACCACTCCCTTCGGACCTTGAAGATCTGTTTGCGATCTATAGCGATTCTCGCGCAATGACCTATTGGTCCACACCGCCCCATCCTGACACCAAGGAGACGCAGGCCCATTTGGACAGGTGGCTCAATGGCTTCGATGCCGCGCCATACTATTTCGCGATCGTCCATCAAGGACGGGTTATCGGCACTTGCGGAGCCCATACTGGTAACGAGGTCGGCTTTATCCTGCACCCGGACGTCTGGCGCCAAGGCATCGCGAAAGAGGCGATGCAAGCCGTCATCGACCACCTTTGGCAGGTGACGGATTTCGCCGAACTGACTGCAGATCTTGACCCGCGAAATGACGCGTCCGAAGGATTGCTTTTAGCGCTGGGATTCCAAAAGACCGGCACGGCCAAGAACACGTATTGCGTGGACGGGGTTTGGACGGACAGCCTTTACATGGCGCGAAAACGACCTGTTGGGTTTTGTGGCGCAAAGGGTTTTGGCGGAGTGGAATGA